The DNA window GGCCACCACCATGTTCCAGTTCAACCAGGACGTCGCCAACACCCGCTACGCCGACCGGCTGCGTGAGGCCCACGACCACCGCGTCCGTAACGCCTTCCGCCGCACCTTCCGCAAGAGCCGCTGATCCCAAAGGGACCGCCACCATGTTCCAGTTCGACCAGGAAGTCGCGAACACCCGCTACAACGACCGCCTCCGCGAGGCCCACAACCACCGCGTGGCCCGCGAGGTCCGCCGCTCCCGCAAAGGCCGCCGCTGACGTGGCCGGGCCGTCCGGATCCGACACCGGCTAAGGCGCCTTCACCCTGACCAGGGTGGAGGCGCCTTTCTCGTTGCCTCTACCGGTGCCCGACGTAGTCCGACCGGCGGGTGTAGACGCCCACGATGGAGCCGAGGTACGGGTCACTGGTGATCGTGAAGAAGCGACCCGATGCGAGCTCGACGCTCGAGGGGTTCGCCTGGTCCGACGTCGGCGGACCATTGTCCGCGGCGTCGTAGAGCAGGATGTCCTTCTTCGCCTCGATCGAGCGCTCCGGGTGCTGCAGGATCCGACCGGCGGTCGGCCGGCCCGGTCCGAACGCACCGGACAGGTCCCCGTACGTCAGCAGCACGTCGCCGTTGCGCAGCACCAGCTGGTGGTGCGACGACGCCGGCAACGTGGTCGCCAGCGGCGTTGACCAGGTGTGGCCGTCATCGCGCGACCAGGACACGTACGCCTTGTTGATCGACGTACGGATCACCGACAGCAGCGTGCCGCCGCGCAGCACCGACACGTTCGGCTCCTGGTAGTCGACCGGAGCATCGCGCCCGATGAACGACTCGTTCTCCTTGGGCCACGTCAGCCCGCCGTCCGTCGACCGCACCACCGAGGCCGGGCCTGGACCGCCCTCCGGCAGCCGCCCGTACAGCGGCACCAGCAGGTCGCCGTTCCGCAGCTCCACGATCGGCCCATGCGTCGCCGCGTGCCCGGCGTAGTACGCGCCGACGATCACCGACGACGGCCCCGACATCGCCGTCCCCACCTGGACTGGCGAGGACCAGGTCGCGCCCGCGTCGGTCGACCGCACCACGTACGTTCCGTGCAGGGTCGCCGGGCCTGGCGGGTACCCGGTCCAGTCGGTACGGAAGAAGTTCATCAGCACCGTGCCGTCCCGCAGCTGCGTGAGCTTCGGGTCGCGGTCGTCGATCGCGGTGTCCACGGCGACCCGCGGCGCGGACCACGTACGACCGCCGTCGGAGCTCGACACGAGCAGGATTCGCCCGTCCTGGTTGATGTGTGCGACCGAGTCGCGGTACGCCACGAGCAGCCGCCCGTCGCGCAGCCGCACCATGTCGGCGAAGAACGCCTTCTTGCCCTCCGGCGCGGTCGCCACGATCACCGGATCACTCGGCGTCCCCACCGAGGAAGCCGATGCCGGAACGGTCGCCATCACACCCACCCCCGTCGCCAACGCCAGCACCGCGGCAGCGGCTCTTCGGCCCATCTGTCATCGCCTCCAGTTGATCACGCGGGATTGATCTGCTCGACGTCGTCGATGAGGAAGTGGTCGTACTGCGACGTGGTGCCGCTCGACGCGAACTGGTGCCCGGTCAGGCCCGAAAGCCCAGGCGTGGAGGGCTGAACGGTCCCCACAAGCGTCCCGTTCAGGAACACCTCAGCCGAGGTGAGCGTCGCCGACACTCGCAGCGTGTGCCAGACCTTCTGCGGCGCGACGCCGGCCGCGGTGAGCTTCGTCCACTTCTTCGCGACCGTGTCGTACCAGCCGATGCTGCCGTCGCTGCCGACGTTCAGCTGGTACGCGGGTACGGCCGCGCCGTCCGCCGTCGTTCCCCTGGTGGTGAAGGCGAAACTCCGCGCGTACCCGATCGAGTTCACCCGGAACGACAGGTCCTGCTTCGCCGCCGGCGCGCTCTTCCAGGTGAGCTGCGCGATCTGGTCGACCCACGGGTCGACGAGCCGCAGGATGTGCCGCGAGTCGTCCACGTTGAAGTCCGTGACCCGCGCGCCGATCCCGTCGGAGTAGCCGCGCGGCACGTAGTTGACCGGGTCGTTCTCGAACGAGTTCACCGTCGAGTACAGCTCGATCTCGTTGAGGAACGCGTTCCCCACCGGCTCGACGTTGCTGTCCGACACGGTGATCCGCACGTACTTCGCCTGCACCTTGTCGAGCGGGTAGTACTTCATCGCGTAGCTCGTGGTCGTGCCGGTCGACGCCGCTGGCTGCCAGGTCTCGCCGTCCACGGACACCTCGACGGTCGCCGCGGCCGGCTTGCCTGGGTGCAGGCTGAGTCCTGCTTTCGTCAACGTGTACGTGCGATCCAGCGTCAGCTCGTACGTCGCCGGCCGTGCTCCGCCGACGCGCACCGCGCTCGACGCCCAGTCGGTCGAGCCGTCGATCGGGCCCAACGGACCGAGCTCGGGAAGCCGCTTGTCCCGCGCGTTCATCGTCGTCGCGATCTTCACCTTGCCGGCCTGGTACTTGCCGAGCAGGTCGATCTTGCCGACGCCCGGTCCCACGACGTCGACGAACTTCTTCCACACGCGGTACTCGCCGTCGATCTGGAAGCCCGCGTCCGTCTCCGGGCAGCCCCACGACGGCGCGCAGTTGTCGCCGACGGCGAGGACGCGGTTGGACGCGACCACGGCGTGCGCGCCGTTGCCGGACGAGCCGTGGAAGCGCTGGAACTCCGCGTTGACCTTCGGGTGGTTGACGTACGTCGTCTGCGCCTGCTCCCACGTCCGGCCGAGACCGTCGGGGGAGATCGCGAGCCAGTTGTCCGGGCGGCCCCAGCTGAGCGTCATGATCCCGTTCGGCAGCAGCCTCAGGACGGGCATGACGCCGTTGGTGGGCGGGGGCTCTCCGTTCGCCGTCGTGATCGTGATCGGCGCGGGCTTCGACCAGGTCACGCCGTCGTTGGTGGAGCGGTTCGTGTAGAGCAGGTCGGAGTTCTTGCCGCCGGGGAAGCCCGTTCGGTGCACCGCGACGAGGTCGCCGTTGGCCGCGCGGCCGATGCCGGTCTCGCCCATCCAGCGTCCGTCGGTGAACGTCGCGACGGTGGAGAAGCGCTTCCACGTACGTCCGTTGTCGGTGCTGCGCGCGAGCTCGGTGCGGTAGCCCGGGTCGCTCGGGTAGGACGTGTAGTAGGTGAGGAAGAGCGAGCCGTCGTTGGCGTAGAAGATGTCGCGGTGGGCGCGGATGCCGCGGTCGAACTTCTTCGGGTCGAACGTCAAGTCGGTGGTGAACGTGGAGGGGACTTTGGTCCAGGTCTTGCCGAGGTTGGTGGAACGGCGGGCGATCAGCTCGACGGTGTGGGTGTCGACGACGCGCTCGGGGATGAACTCGATGCCGAGCAGGCTGCCGTCGCGGAGCTTGGCGAACCAGCCGGCGCCGGTGTCCGCGTTGATGCCGCTCGGGAACGTGTAGCCACCGTTGTAGGAGTGGATCATCGACGCCTCGCTGTCAGCGGCGGCGACGTCCTCGTTCGACTGCCAGGTCATCTGCACGGTGCGTTGTGGCTTGCCGGCTTGGACGGAGTCGAACGCCTCGACGAGCGCGTTGCCGGCGATCTCACCAGGGGCGCCCTCGTAGACGGTGCTGTAGGGCTGCTGGCCGATCACGTACCCGTCCGGGTCACCCCCGTTCGCGGGCGGCTGCTGCTCTCCGTACGCGCCAGACGGCCCGAGCGTCGCGGAGGCGACGAGCGCGATGGCGACGATGGGCAGGTAACGCGACTTGCGCACGGCGGCCTCCCGACGAACGTAGGCCACCCAGCAGATCCAAAACACCGTTCCATGTCAACGCGCAAGACCCCATCCGGCCGCCGCCCCACCCCTCCCGCGCCGGTTTGAATGAAGGGCACCTTCATTCAATAGGTTCGAATGAAGGTGCCCTTCATGAGAAACGGCGGGGAGGGCTCAGGCGGCGGTGGCGGCGCTCGGGCGGACCACGATCGCGGGCGCGGTACGGAGCTTCGCGGCGGAGAGGGCTTGCTCGACCTCGGCGAGGATCTCCAGCGGCCTCTGCCCGAGATCGCTGGGTGCTACGGGGATCACGATGAGCCCGTACTTAGCCATGCGGCGCTGACGAGCCTGGGTGCGCCGGTACGAGGCCGGCGAGAGATGCCAGGCCATGGAGTCGACTTCGAGGACCACGCCGAGCTCGGGCCAGATGGCATCCGGTCGGCAGAGGAGGCTTCCGTCGCTGTCGTACACGTCGTGGTTCCAGAGTGGCTCCGGGATTCCTCGTCGGCGCATCAGCTCGCGGGTCCTGCCCTCGGCAACCGAACGCGTGCCGGCGATCACCTCCCGGAGGACGAGTCGGGGCAGCTTCGTGCCGCGTATCTGGGATTCGGCGAGCTCCGTCAGGAGGCTGGGGATCGTGCACAGGCCGCGCTGCACGGCGTCAGCGATGATCGAACGGACCGTATCGATGCGTCCGAGCCGGCGGCAGGCGTCGATGACCGCTCGGGCAGGTGGGGCGCAAGGTAGTGAGGATCGCCAACGGTGGCTGGGCATGCGGATCGTGCGTTCGACGACCACATATCCGCTCGACGCACGTCGTCGCCGATGAGGAACCAAGACCTGGACCGCTTGGTCCGGCTGCGGATCTCGAAGGCCATAGAGCTCGAGCGCGGTCAGTCCGGTCAGGAGTGCTCCGCCGCGGGCGTACACGATCGCGGCCAGACGCCGATGGTGAGGCGCGACCGCTCCGCTGAAGGCGAGGACGACGCCTGGCAGGATCCGTTGCCAGGGACCGCCGGCGCGCGTTCGGTAGCTCACGGTGGGACCGGGAACGCCGAGACGCTCCAGCTCGCTCACGCGAAGGACGCCCTGACGGCGACGAATGAGCTCGTCCAGGGCGTCGTGATCGACCTTGCGGCGGCGCGGCATCGACCAACGATCGCACGCTGGACCGGCTTCCCGCTGCCGCCGAGGGCAGCTCTGTGGAGAACCGCCTCCCGCCGTTTCTCATGAAGGGCACCTTCATTCGAACCTATTGAATGAAGGTGCCCTTCATTCAAACGGGCGGCTAGTTGACGGTGATGGTGAAGGTTGAGGTTGTGTTGCGGACGTTCGTGTGGTTGTTGCTCATCGTCAGCCCGTTGAACGTCGCCGAGCCGCGTGCGGGGCCTTGGCCGGGCTCGGGGAGTTCGTTGGCCCAGATGCCGAAGCCGGACTTCGCGTCGAACTCGTCGCCGCTCTTCTGCGCTCCCGTGATCGACACGTTCGTGAACACCGTGTCGGTGACGGGGTTCTGTGGTGTCGAGCCCACGTAGTTCGTCTGGAACATGATCCCGTGGTACGTCGGATCCACGATGTGCACGTCACTCACCCGGATCCCCTGGAAGACCTTCGACGCTGAGAAGCACCAGAGGGCGGGGAACGTCTACGAGCCCCAGAAGTGCCCGCCAGTACGTACCAACGAGATGTTCTCCAACCGCGTAGGCGGACTAGAGCCGAAGCCAGACATAGGAATCCCGAAGTCCAGCGACGAGATCGTCACACCCGAGTACACCAGCGTGTCCGCCACGTAGATGTTCCGGAACGTGTTCCCATACCCGCCATAGACCGCCACTCCGGCCGCCCGCCAGGTCAGCAGGGACGTCAGGTTCTCGTACACGTTGCCCGTCTGGTCACCCGAGTTGACGTCGATCGCCGCGAACATCGCGAACGAGTCGTCACCCGATGCACGCGACTCGACGTTCGACACGCGGTTGTTCGTCGAGCCGTTCGTGATGTTGATCGCGTCCGCGAACAGGTTCCGCGCCCGCGAGTTCGTGACGGTCACGCCAGTCAGATGCGTCCCCCACAGCAGGACCATCTGGTGCTCGGCCCACACGTCGTCGATCGTCATGTTCGACACGTTCGTCCAGTCGAACACCTTCCCAGGCCCGTCCACCCGCGAGACCCAGTTGCCGAACGATGAGAAGTGCGCGAACGTCGACCCGTTCGCCGTCGCCTCGGCGCGGAAGCCGACGTCGGTGTTCTCCTGCCCAGCAGGCGAAACGAACCGCGTGTACCAAGGCCCCGCGCCGACTACCGACACGGCCTTCCCGTACACGTTGAACTTCGACGACGTCTGGTACTCACCCGCCGGCAGGTAGACGCCCACGGCCGTCGAGGACTGCCGCGCCGTGTCCAGCGCGTTCTGTACGTCCTGGTGGGAGAAACCGGCCGGAACGACGTACCGCGACGGATCCGGGTTCGCGCGCGGAGTGACCTGCTCGAGGCTCACGAAGTCGATCGCGTACGTCGTCGAGTTCGCGGGGTCCTTCTGCAGCCGGATCCGCGCGCCAGCGGGCACCGTCGAGTCCAACATCACGTTCGCCTCGTCGTAGATGTGCCGCGCCGGACCGGCACTCGGCGAGTTCCCCGGTGACGCCTCCGCCCCGTACAGCCATGCGTAGCGCGAGGTCAGGGAGATCGCCTTGTGGAACGTGCCGTTCACGTAGATGTTCAGCGACGAGTCGATCCCGCCACCGCCCGCAGCGTCGGGGATCGAGAAGCGCGTCACCAACGTGTTCGTGCTTGCCCGCGTGACGAACTCCACGAACGAGCCGTTCGAGTTCAACGTCACCGCACGCCGTCCCGACGCCTCGCCGGCGAGGTTGCCGACGCGCCGATTCGGCCCGACCACGGCCGCACCGCCGCCGAGCAGACCGTCCTCGGCCTCGTACAGGTCGAACGGCAGGTTCGCGCCACGCCCCACGAACAACGGCAACGTCGACGTGTTGTTCGCCTGCTTCACCGGCAGCTCGTTGCCGTCGTTCGCGAGCACGGTCCGGACGGTGTAGCGCCCGTTCGCGGCGGTCCACGTGCCGAGGCTGACCGGCGCGGACGTCGCCCCAGCGGCGATCACGCCCGAGAACGAGCCGGTCAACGTACGCACCGCGGCGCCGGACTCGTCCAGCACCGTCACCGTGATCCCGTGCGCACCGCTCGCCGACGCCACCGAGCCCTGGTTCTTGATCGCGACGCCGAACGTCACCGTGTTCCCGTTGGACGGATTGCTCGGCGTCCAGCTCGTCGGCGCCGCGACCAGGTCGGAGCTCGCCACCGGCGACACGACGAGCGAGGCAGGGTTGGCGAACGCGTTGTTCGCCTCGTCCTGCTCGACCACCGCATCGTCCTCGTCCGCCTTCGCCGAGACCGCGTAGGTGGCGGCGTTTCGCGTTCCCACATTGGCCGAAACGGTCGTCGAAGCACCCGCCGCCAAAGCGCCCACGGCCGGAGTCGCGACGCGCGTGCCCGCGAGATAGAGCCCGACCGCGCTGGCCGCCGATCCAGCGGAGCCGGCGTTGCGTACGGTCGCGGACAACGTGATCGCGTCCGTCTCGACCGGCGACGAAGGCGACCACGACATCGAGGTCACGACGAGGTCAGGGTTCGGCGCCGCGGTCCCGAAGACCTGGAGCTCCGCAACCTGCCCGGCCGGGGCGCCGGTGTTGCTGGTGAACCGCAGCTGCACGTCGGCGACCCGTGCCGAGACGGGAATCGTCACGGTGTTCCCCGACGACGGGTCGAACGCGTAGTTCTGCGCCGCCGCCAGATTCGACACCCCAGAGGCGGACTGCTCCCGCCCCAGCACCTGGACGTTCTGCGTCCGCGGTCCCCAGATGGGGTCGGGGTTCAGCTTGATGACGACCGTGGTGCCGAAACGTATCGAGCGTAAGCAGCAAGAACGCGATGAAGCAATGAAAATCGACGAATGGCATGTCCAGAATGGGACCAGATAGACCTGCAAGTCGCTTGCGCGAACCTGACTATGATTGACAGCGTGACGCAACCGAATCCGCGCCGGCGACTGGCCGAGGTCGCGAAGAAGGTCGGTGTCAGCGAGGCGACGGTGAGCCGGGTGCTCAACGGCAAACCGGGCGTCTCCGAGGCCACCCGCGGCGCGGTCCTCACCGCGCTCGACGTGCTTGGGTACGAACGCCCGACCCAGCTGCGCGGCGAACGCGCGCGGCTCGTCGGCCTCGTGCTCCCCGAGCTCAACAACCCGATCTTCCCCGCGCTCGCCGAGGTCGTCGGCGGCGCGCTCGCGCAGCGCGGCTTCACCGCGGTGCTGTGCACGCGTACGGCCGGCGGCCTGTCCGAGGCGGACTACGTGAAGATGCTGCTCGAGCAGCAGGTGTCCGGCGTGATCTTCGCCGGCGGGCACTACGCCGAGGCGGACGCGCCGCACGAGCACTACGGCAGGCTGCGTGAGCGAGGGCTGCCGGCGGTGCTGGTGAACGCGGGCGTCGACTCGATGCCGTTCCCGATCCTCGCGACCGACGACGCGGTGGCGGTCGAGCAGGCGTACGGGCACCTGCGGTCGCTCGGGCACACCCGGATCGGGCTGCTGCTCGGTCCGGAGGATCACATCCCGTCGCGGCGCAAGCTGGCGACGTTCGTTCGCGAGGCCTCGCGGGCGGGGCTGCCGGTGCCGCCGGAGGTGATCGGGCGGACGTCGTTCTCGCTCGAGGGCGGGCACGCGGTGACGAGCCGGCTGATCGCGGCGGGGGTGACCGGCATCGTCTGCGCGTCGGACGTCCTGGCGCTCGGCGCGATCCGCGCCGTCCGGCGGCGCGGGCTGTCGGTGCCGGAGGACGTGTCGGTGGTGGGCTTCGACGACTCGGCGTTCATGAACTGCACGAACCCGCCGCTCACCACCGTCCGGCAGCCGATCGAGGCGATCGGTCGCGCGGCGGTGACCGTGCTCGTCAACCAGATCGAGGGCGTGGCGGTACAGACGGAGGAGCTGCTGTTCGAGCCGGAGCTCGTCGTGCGCGGCTCGACCGCGCCGGCGCGGGTTCGGGCCGAGGCGCTAGGAGCGTAGGGACGCGGTCAGCCGTCGAGGAGGGACTCGAGTTTGGTCTCGGTGTCGGCGAGCTTGGCCGGATCCACCTTGCTGTGTTGCTGAATCAGCTTCCGCTGCACCCCGACGCCGTCGTCCCACTGGTTGACGTGCATGGCCGCGACGACCCGGTCGCCAGCGAGCCAGAACGCGTGGAACGCCTGGCTGTCGACGTCTCCGCGCGTCACCACGCGGTCGTAGCCGCCGGGCTTGAACCAGCCGACGAACTCCATGCCCACGTCGTACTGGTCGGTGAAGAAGTACGGGATGACGTCGTACGCGACGTCCTGGCCCGCCATCGCCTTGCCCGCGGCGGTGCCCTGCTTCTTGGCGTTGTCCCAGTGTTCGACACGGATGCGCTCGTTGTAGAACGCGTGCAGCGTGTTGGCGACGTCGCCGCAGGCGAAGATCGCGGGGTCGCTCGTTTTGAGTGACGCGTCAACCAAAACGCCGTTGTCGACGTCCAGGCCGGCGTGCTCGGCGAGCTCGGTGTTCGGCTGAATCCCGACCGCGACGATGACGTGGTCGGCGGGGAGCTCGGTGCCGTCCTCGAGTACGACGGCGGTGGCCTTGCCACCGTCGCCGCGGATCTCCGCGACCTTCGCGCCGAGGCGTACGTCGACGCCGTGGGCGCGCTGCACCTCGGCGAAGAAGCCGCCCATCTCCGGACCCAGCGGAGCCTTCAGGACCGCGTCGGCTGCCTCGAGCAGCGTCACCTCGCAGCCGTCCTCGCGGGCCGCGGAAGCGGTTTCCAGGCCGATCCAGCCGCCGCCGATCACGACGACCCGCGGGTTACCGGTCTCGATCGCCGCCTTCAGCTTGTCCGACTCGTGCAGTTTGCGCAGGTAGTGGACGCCGGCGAGGTCGGCGCCGGGAACGGTCAGCTTGCGCGGGAACGAGCCGGTCGCGAGCAGCAGCTTGTCGTACCTCAGCCGGCTGCCGTCCGACAGCTCGAGCTCGCTCGTGTCGCGGTGGATGGCCTCGGCGTGCACGCCGAGCTGGAGCTCGATGTGGTGCTCGTCGTACCAGGCCTGGTCGTGGACGAACGCCTTGTCGCGTTCCTCCTTGCCGAGCAGATAGCCCTTCGACAGTGGCGGTCGTTCGTACGGAAGGTCGCTCTCCTCGCCGACGACGACAACGCGTCCGTCGAACCCTTCGGCGCGAAGTGACTCCGCCGCCTTGGCACTCGCCAATCCGGCCCCGACGAGGACGAACGTCTGCTCACTAGCCATCTACCGAGCCTATGCCTCGTTGGCTACTTCGCCGGTGGGGCGGTGCTGCCGCGCGGGGTGAGGCGGGGGCTCTGGTCCTCGTACGAGACGCCGCGCTCGCCACCGATGAGGGCGAGCAGCCGGGTCGCGGCGTGGGCGCCGTACTTCGCGATGTCGCGGGTGAGGGCGGTGAGCGGCGGGTGGACGACGCGGGTGAGAGGGGAGTCGTCCCAGGCGACGATGGACAGCTGGCTCGGGATCTCGATCCGCAGCTCCTGCGCGACGGAGAGGCCGGCAATGGCCATGATGTCGTTGTCGTAGACGATCGCGGTGGGCCGTGCGCTCGGCTCGACGCCATCGAGGAGGTCGCGGGTCGCCTGGGCGCCGGCCTCGCCGGTGTAGTCGGTGCGGATCGTCCTCAGCGGCGGCAGTCCGAGGCGCTGGCAGGCCAGGTCGAACGCGAGGTCGCGGATGCCGGTGTGGTGGAACAGCGTCGGCCCGGAGACGCGGGCGATCGCGCGGTGGCCGAGGCGCGCGAGATAGCGGACGGTCTCGTACACGGCGCTGTCGTCGTTGGACCACACGTTCGCGAGCGACCCGGCACTGTCGGGGTGGCCGATCACGACGACCGGCATGCGCATCGCCTCGAGCTCCTTGACCCGCGGGTCGTCGACGTGCAGGTCGACGAGGAACGCGCCGTCGACGCGGCCCTCACCCCACCAGCGGTTGTAGACGGCCATCTCCTGCTGGTGGTCGGCGACGACCTGGAGCAGCAGGCCGTACGACTGGGCCGCGAGCGCGCTCTCGATGCCGCTGACGAGCTCCATGAAGAACGGCTCGACGCCGAGCACGCGCGCCGGACGGCAGAGGGCGAGGCCGATCGTCCGCGATCGCGCGCCGTTGAGCATCCGCGCCGCGCTGTTCGGCCGCCAGCCGATCTCGTCCGCGATCGCCTGGATGTGGGCGCGCGTCTCCTTCGACACCCCGCGCTGGCCGTTGAGCGCGTACGAGACCGCAACCTTCGACACGCCCGCACGGCGGGCGATGTCGGCAATGGTCGGTCGTTTCACCAGGCCCTCACTGAACCGGAATTGGGGTGACCCTACTACGGATCGGGTCCTGCCGCTTGTCCGGTTAAGCGCGCCGTCAGGGGTAGCGGACGCCGGTCAGGACTTCGGATCGGTCCCACAGCCGGGCGGCGGTGGCCAGGTCTCGCGACCTGCGGCTGGAAGCGACCAGGGTCGGATGGCCGCGACGCTGCAGGAGGCCGTCCGGTCCGACGCAGACGCCGCCAGTCACACCGGGCGCGGTCGCCGCGTAGAGCAGTGGCAGGACGCCCATCTCGGGGCTCTGCGCCGGGCCGCCGGCGAGGATCTTGCCCTGGAACGAGGTGTCGCGGCGCTGTCCCTCGGTCGCGGAGACCCCGGGATGCGCGGCCACCGAGATGGTCGGCTGTCCCGCGGCGGTCAGCCGACGCTGCAACTCGTACGCGAACAGCAGATTCGCCAGCTTGGACTGCGCGTACGCCAGCCACCGTTGGTAGCGGCGGCGCTCCCAGTTCAGGTCGTCGCTGATCCGGCCGAGCACGTGCAGCCCGCTGGACACGGTGACGATCCGCTCCCGGATGCGCGAGTGCAGGAGCCCGGTGAGCGCGAACGGCCCGAGATGGTTGGTCCCGAGGTGGAGCTCGAAGCCATCCGTGGTCCTCCCCTCCGGCACCGCCATCACGCCGGCGTTGTTGATCAGAACGTCGACGGGGTCTTCGAGAGCGTCCGCGAACGCGTGCACCGACTCCAGCGAGCCCAGGTCGAGCTCCCGTACCTCGGTCTCGCCGGCGATGGACCCCGCCACCGCGCGCAGCTTTCCGAGGTCGCGGCTCGCCAGGAACACCTTCGCGCCGGCTTGGGCGAGTTCCCGAGCGGCGAGTGCGCCGAGCCCGCTGGTCGCGCCGGTGACGATCACCGTGCGCCCGCGCTGATCGGGGATGTCCGCCGCTGTCCATCCCGCCATGCCGCACAGTCTCGTGGCTCGGAGGCGTCCGGTCGATAGAACGTATGTTCGAAGATCGTGCTACGGTGGGCGGTATGTCGGTCCCGTTCCAGGAGTCGCTGCTCGACGATGACGCGGGCGGGGAGGGGCTCGGCGAGCTGGGTCCGTCGGTGGCGCGGACGCGGTTGAGCCGGGGTGCGTG is part of the Tenggerimyces flavus genome and encodes:
- a CDS encoding sialidase family protein, producing MGRRAAAAVLALATGVGVMATVPASASSVGTPSDPVIVATAPEGKKAFFADMVRLRDGRLLVAYRDSVAHINQDGRILLVSSSDGGRTWSAPRVAVDTAIDDRDPKLTQLRDGTVLMNFFRTDWTGYPPGPATLHGTYVVRSTDAGATWSSPVQVGTAMSGPSSVIVGAYYAGHAATHGPIVELRNGDLLVPLYGRLPEGGPGPASVVRSTDGGLTWPKENESFIGRDAPVDYQEPNVSVLRGGTLLSVIRTSINKAYVSWSRDDGHTWSTPLATTLPASSHHQLVLRNGDVLLTYGDLSGAFGPGRPTAGRILQHPERSIEAKKDILLYDAADNGPPTSDQANPSSVELASGRFFTITSDPYLGSIVGVYTRRSDYVGHR
- a CDS encoding discoidin domain-containing protein, which gives rise to MAYVRREAAVRKSRYLPIVAIALVASATLGPSGAYGEQQPPANGGDPDGYVIGQQPYSTVYEGAPGEIAGNALVEAFDSVQAGKPQRTVQMTWQSNEDVAAADSEASMIHSYNGGYTFPSGINADTGAGWFAKLRDGSLLGIEFIPERVVDTHTVELIARRSTNLGKTWTKVPSTFTTDLTFDPKKFDRGIRAHRDIFYANDGSLFLTYYTSYPSDPGYRTELARSTDNGRTWKRFSTVATFTDGRWMGETGIGRAANGDLVAVHRTGFPGGKNSDLLYTNRSTNDGVTWSKPAPITITTANGEPPPTNGVMPVLRLLPNGIMTLSWGRPDNWLAISPDGLGRTWEQAQTTYVNHPKVNAEFQRFHGSSGNGAHAVVASNRVLAVGDNCAPSWGCPETDAGFQIDGEYRVWKKFVDVVGPGVGKIDLLGKYQAGKVKIATTMNARDKRLPELGPLGPIDGSTDWASSAVRVGGARPATYELTLDRTYTLTKAGLSLHPGKPAAATVEVSVDGETWQPAASTGTTTSYAMKYYPLDKVQAKYVRITVSDSNVEPVGNAFLNEIELYSTVNSFENDPVNYVPRGYSDGIGARVTDFNVDDSRHILRLVDPWVDQIAQLTWKSAPAAKQDLSFRVNSIGYARSFAFTTRGTTADGAAVPAYQLNVGSDGSIGWYDTVAKKWTKLTAAGVAPQKVWHTLRVSATLTSAEVFLNGTLVGTVQPSTPGLSGLTGHQFASSGTTSQYDHFLIDDVEQINPA
- a CDS encoding type IV toxin-antitoxin system AbiEi family antitoxin; protein product: MPRRRKVDHDALDELIRRRQGVLRVSELERLGVPGPTVSYRTRAGGPWQRILPGVVLAFSGAVAPHHRRLAAIVYARGGALLTGLTALELYGLRDPQPDQAVQVLVPHRRRRASSGYVVVERTIRMPSHRWRSSLPCAPPARAVIDACRRLGRIDTVRSIIADAVQRGLCTIPSLLTELAESQIRGTKLPRLVLREVIAGTRSVAEGRTRELMRRRGIPEPLWNHDVYDSDGSLLCRPDAIWPELGVVLEVDSMAWHLSPASYRRTQARQRRMAKYGLIVIPVAPSDLGQRPLEILAEVEQALSAAKLRTAPAIVVRPSAATAA
- a CDS encoding LacI family DNA-binding transcriptional regulator: MTQPNPRRRLAEVAKKVGVSEATVSRVLNGKPGVSEATRGAVLTALDVLGYERPTQLRGERARLVGLVLPELNNPIFPALAEVVGGALAQRGFTAVLCTRTAGGLSEADYVKMLLEQQVSGVIFAGGHYAEADAPHEHYGRLRERGLPAVLVNAGVDSMPFPILATDDAVAVEQAYGHLRSLGHTRIGLLLGPEDHIPSRRKLATFVREASRAGLPVPPEVIGRTSFSLEGGHAVTSRLIAAGVTGIVCASDVLALGAIRAVRRRGLSVPEDVSVVGFDDSAFMNCTNPPLTTVRQPIEAIGRAAVTVLVNQIEGVAVQTEELLFEPELVVRGSTAPARVRAEALGA
- a CDS encoding NAD(P)/FAD-dependent oxidoreductase: MASEQTFVLVGAGLASAKAAESLRAEGFDGRVVVVGEESDLPYERPPLSKGYLLGKEERDKAFVHDQAWYDEHHIELQLGVHAEAIHRDTSELELSDGSRLRYDKLLLATGSFPRKLTVPGADLAGVHYLRKLHESDKLKAAIETGNPRVVVIGGGWIGLETASAAREDGCEVTLLEAADAVLKAPLGPEMGGFFAEVQRAHGVDVRLGAKVAEIRGDGGKATAVVLEDGTELPADHVIVAVGIQPNTELAEHAGLDVDNGVLVDASLKTSDPAIFACGDVANTLHAFYNERIRVEHWDNAKKQGTAAGKAMAGQDVAYDVIPYFFTDQYDVGMEFVGWFKPGGYDRVVTRGDVDSQAFHAFWLAGDRVVAAMHVNQWDDGVGVQRKLIQQHSKVDPAKLADTETKLESLLDG
- a CDS encoding LacI family DNA-binding transcriptional regulator yields the protein MKRPTIADIARRAGVSKVAVSYALNGQRGVSKETRAHIQAIADEIGWRPNSAARMLNGARSRTIGLALCRPARVLGVEPFFMELVSGIESALAAQSYGLLLQVVADHQQEMAVYNRWWGEGRVDGAFLVDLHVDDPRVKELEAMRMPVVVIGHPDSAGSLANVWSNDDSAVYETVRYLARLGHRAIARVSGPTLFHHTGIRDLAFDLACQRLGLPPLRTIRTDYTGEAGAQATRDLLDGVEPSARPTAIVYDNDIMAIAGLSVAQELRIEIPSQLSIVAWDDSPLTRVVHPPLTALTRDIAKYGAHAATRLLALIGGERGVSYEDQSPRLTPRGSTAPPAK
- a CDS encoding oxidoreductase encodes the protein MAGWTAADIPDQRGRTVIVTGATSGLGALAARELAQAGAKVFLASRDLGKLRAVAGSIAGETEVRELDLGSLESVHAFADALEDPVDVLINNAGVMAVPEGRTTDGFELHLGTNHLGPFALTGLLHSRIRERIVTVSSGLHVLGRISDDLNWERRRYQRWLAYAQSKLANLLFAYELQRRLTAAGQPTISVAAHPGVSATEGQRRDTSFQGKILAGGPAQSPEMGVLPLLYAATAPGVTGGVCVGPDGLLQRRGHPTLVASSRRSRDLATAARLWDRSEVLTGVRYP